The Carassius gibelio isolate Cgi1373 ecotype wild population from Czech Republic chromosome B14, carGib1.2-hapl.c, whole genome shotgun sequence genome has a segment encoding these proteins:
- the rtn4rl2b gene encoding reticulon-4 receptor-like 2b codes for MESRAAARSARVSNRLTFKSGLSLWLVIWLLACRCAPGQACPRLCVCYHMPMTVSCQSQNFTAVPAGVPYDSQRVFLQNNRITELRADSFGFETQVLWLYSNNITWIEAGAFSNLRVLEELDLSDNPSLRRLDGGAFRGLERLQSLHMHRCHLTELPADLFHKLYSLQFLYLQENQLSHLPDGLFSDLVNLTHLFLHGNRIRVLSENAFRGLVNLDRLLLHDNRIRQVHRRAFRDLGRLTILYLFNNSLQELPGQALKDTSSVQFLRLNGNPWTCGCEARSLWEWFRKSRISSSDLTCSTPAPRKGQDLRFLRELDFALCPLPDPGSLAGTTTTTFSTKTRWWFSKNKPASSSKSHFHKSSETQKAFPFNSVKHPSSSSSSFSSKYDLTAEEAALPKLEPEEYWANYGNEDAASVRCFELECPLGSDSPILPSSSSSSLLSFLSLTALTLSFHLLFG; via the exons ATGGAATCTCGTGCGGCTGCGCGGAGCGCTCGCGTCTCCAACAGGCTTACCTTCAAGA GTGGTTTGTCTCTTTGGCTGGTGATATGGTTGTTGGCATGTCGCTGTGCTCCAGGTCAGGCATGTCCCAGGTTGTGTGTCTGCTACCATATGCCCATGACTGTGAGCTGTCAGTCTCAGAACTTCACTGCTGTTCCAGCCGGTGTGCCCTATGACTCCCAGCGGGTTTTCTTGCAGAACAACCGTATCACTGAGCTCAGAGCCGACTCTTTTGGCTTCGAAACACAG GTCCTGTGGCTGTATTCCAACAACATCACTTGGATCGAAGCAGGTGCATTCAGTAATCTGCGTGTACTAGAAGAACTAGATTTGAGTGACAACCCATCACTGCGCAGGCTGGACGGGGGTGCATTTAGGGGGCTGGAGCGCTTGCAGAGTCTACACATGCACCGCTGCCACTTAACCGAGCTGCCTGCTGACCTCTTCCACAAGCTCTACAGCTTGCAGTTTCTCTACCTGCAGGAGAACCAGCTGAGCCACCTTCCAGATGGCCTCTTTTCTGATCTGGTCAATCTCACCCACCTATTCCTGCATGGCAATCGTATCCGTGTCCTGTCAGAAAATGCCTTCCGTGGCCTGGTAAATCTTGACCGCCTGTTGCTGCATGACAACCGCATCCGACAAGTCCATCGGCGAGCTTTCCGTGACCTGGGCAGGTTGACCATCCTCTATCTCTTTAACAACTCTCTGCAGGAGCTTCCAGGCCAGGCATTGAAGGATACGTCGTCGGTGCAGTTTCTCAGGCTCAATGGTAACCCCTGGACCTGCGGCTGTGAAGCCAGGTCACTATGGGAGTGGTTCCGCAAATCTCGGATCTCCAGCTCAGACCTAACCTGCTCTACACCAGCCCCTCGTAAAGGCCAGGACCTGAGGTTTCTGCGAGAGCTGGACTTTGCCCTCTGCCCGTTGCCTGACCCAGGATCCCTGGCTGGCACTACCACCACCACCTTCAGCACCAAGACCCGTTGGTGGTTTTCCAAGAACAAACCGGCATCATCATCCAAGAGCCACTTTCACAAGAGCAGCGAAACCCAGAAGGCCTTTCCATTCAACTCTGTCAAACAtccctcatcttcatcatcctctttCTCATCCAAGTACGATCTCACTGCGGAGGAGGCTGCTTTACCCAAGCTAGAGCCTGAAGAGTACTGGGCAAACTATGGCAATGAGGATGCAGCCTCAGTCCGCTGTTTCGAACTTGAATGTCCACTGGGTTCCGACTCTCCCATTCTCCCATCTTCCTCTTCGTCTTCACTTCTGTCCTTCCTCTCGCTCACAGCACTTACTCTCTCTTTTCACCTTCTCTTCGGCTGA